A region from the Mycobacterium heidelbergense genome encodes:
- a CDS encoding DinB family protein — protein MPALAPPVADERSALREFLAFHQSAYFAVSHGLTDEQARSTPSASALSIGGLVKHATGMQRSWMARVAAAPDAPPKDPRPFEEIAREFGDQHVMRPDETLAGLLRGLQDQNAESLRLVETADLDAEVPVPRDIPWFPRDQRAWSVRWVILHVINELARHAGHADIIRETIDGATMYELVAALEGWAIDGWVKPWSPG, from the coding sequence ATGCCCGCCCTCGCCCCGCCCGTCGCCGACGAACGCAGCGCCCTGCGAGAGTTCCTGGCCTTCCACCAAAGCGCCTATTTCGCCGTCTCCCATGGCCTCACCGACGAACAGGCCCGGTCGACACCGTCAGCCAGCGCGCTGTCGATCGGCGGGCTGGTCAAGCACGCCACCGGGATGCAACGCAGCTGGATGGCACGCGTCGCCGCCGCCCCGGACGCGCCCCCGAAAGACCCCCGGCCGTTCGAGGAGATCGCCAGGGAGTTCGGCGACCAGCACGTGATGCGGCCCGACGAGACGCTCGCCGGGCTGCTGCGGGGATTGCAAGACCAGAACGCCGAATCGCTGCGGCTGGTGGAAACCGCCGACCTCGACGCCGAGGTGCCGGTTCCGCGGGACATCCCCTGGTTCCCCAGGGATCAGCGGGCCTGGTCGGTGCGGTGGGTGATCCTGCACGTGATCAACGAGCTGGCCCGCCACGCCGGGCACGCCGACATCATCCGGGAGACCATCGACGGCGCCACCATGTACGAGCTGGTCGCCGCGCTGGAGGGCTGGGCGATCGACGGGTGGGTCAAGCCCTGGTCCCCCGGGTAG
- a CDS encoding winged helix-turn-helix transcriptional regulator, translating to MGVSKTEVGDCPIDAALSVIDGRWKGTILWRLSDGPMRTAELRRSIPGITERMLIRHLHELVDAGIIERHDARTVPPCVRYSISEYGATLAPVLSSLCDWGRKHMQRNAIGVTTRAN from the coding sequence ATGGGCGTGTCAAAAACGGAAGTCGGCGACTGCCCGATTGACGCCGCGCTGTCGGTGATCGACGGCCGCTGGAAGGGCACGATCCTGTGGCGGCTGAGCGACGGGCCGATGCGGACCGCCGAGCTAAGGCGCAGCATCCCGGGAATCACCGAGCGGATGCTCATCAGGCACCTGCACGAGCTGGTCGACGCCGGGATCATCGAGCGCCATGACGCCCGGACGGTGCCGCCCTGCGTGCGCTATTCGATTTCCGAATACGGCGCGACGCTGGCGCCGGTGCTGTCCAGCCTGTGCGACTGGGGACGAAAACACATGCAGCGCAATGCGATTGGGGTTACGACGAGGGCTAACTGA
- a CDS encoding ROK family protein: protein MTALTLCLDIGGTKIAAGLADPGGALVHTVIQPTPTGVGAEEVWAAVAATIADALRAADGGVAAVGIASAGPVDQHSGSVTPINIPSWQGFPLRDRVAAVVPGVPGVPVRLAGDGVCMAMGEHWRGAGRGARFLLGMVVSTGVGGGLVLDGHPYTGRTGNAGHVGHVVVEQYGLPCTCGGRGCVETVAAGPSLVRWARANGWAAPPGAGARDLAAAATAGDPVARRAFRRGATALAAMIASVAAVCDLDLVVLGGGVASSGPLLFDPLHAALADYARLDFLAGLRVVPAELGGQAGLVGAARLAGLS, encoded by the coding sequence ATGACCGCGCTGACGCTCTGCCTCGACATCGGCGGCACCAAGATCGCCGCCGGCCTGGCCGACCCCGGTGGCGCGCTGGTGCACACCGTGATCCAGCCGACGCCGACCGGCGTGGGCGCCGAGGAGGTCTGGGCCGCCGTCGCCGCGACGATCGCCGACGCGTTGCGCGCCGCCGACGGCGGGGTCGCCGCGGTGGGCATCGCGTCGGCCGGCCCCGTCGACCAGCACAGCGGAAGTGTCACCCCGATCAACATCCCGTCCTGGCAAGGTTTCCCGCTGCGGGACAGGGTCGCGGCTGTGGTGCCGGGCGTGCCGGGCGTGCCCGTGCGGCTCGCCGGCGACGGCGTGTGTATGGCGATGGGCGAGCACTGGCGTGGAGCCGGCCGTGGCGCCCGCTTTCTGCTGGGCATGGTGGTGTCCACCGGCGTGGGCGGCGGCTTGGTGCTCGACGGCCACCCCTACACCGGGCGCACCGGCAATGCCGGTCACGTCGGTCATGTGGTGGTCGAGCAGTACGGCCTGCCGTGTACGTGCGGCGGCCGCGGCTGCGTCGAGACCGTCGCGGCCGGGCCGTCGCTGGTGCGCTGGGCACGGGCCAACGGTTGGGCCGCACCGCCCGGCGCCGGCGCCAGGGACCTGGCCGCCGCCGCGACGGCGGGGGATCCCGTGGCGCGGCGCGCGTTTCGCCGGGGTGCCACCGCGCTCGCGGCGATGATCGCCTCGGTCGCCGCGGTGTGCGACCTCGACCTCGTCGTCCTCGGCGGCGGCGTCGCCAGCTCCGGACCCCTGCTCTTCGACCCATTGCACGCGGCGCTGGCCGACTATGCGCGGCTCGACTTTCTGGCCGGCCTGCGGGTGGTGCCGGCCGAACTCGGTGGCCAGGCCGGGTTGGTGGGCGCGGCCAGGCTCGCGGGGCTCAGTTAG
- a CDS encoding DUF1772 domain-containing protein, with the protein MDRMIDALAIVITGSMVGAEFAVAAFANPVLARLPDDSFRAARGDAGRVLGKVMPFWYAAALLLLVAATIAASGAARCWLLGIAAGLMAGVVLLSVTVLVPINNRIAAWPAGGEPSRRLAARWDRLHWLRVGILAVLFAILAVAAT; encoded by the coding sequence ATGGACCGCATGATCGATGCCCTTGCGATTGTGATCACCGGCTCGATGGTGGGTGCTGAGTTCGCAGTCGCCGCGTTCGCCAATCCGGTGCTGGCCCGGCTTCCCGACGACTCCTTCCGCGCGGCGCGCGGTGACGCCGGCCGGGTGCTGGGCAAGGTGATGCCGTTCTGGTACGCCGCCGCGCTGCTGCTGTTGGTGGCGGCCACCATCGCCGCATCCGGAGCCGCCCGCTGTTGGCTGTTGGGCATCGCGGCGGGACTGATGGCCGGCGTGGTGCTGCTGAGCGTGACGGTGCTGGTGCCGATCAACAATCGCATCGCGGCATGGCCGGCCGGCGGTGAGCCTTCCCGCCGGCTCGCGGCCCGGTGGGATCGTTTGCACTGGCTGCGGGTGGGGATCTTGGCGGTGCTCTTTGCCATATTGGCCGTCGCGGCCACCTAA
- a CDS encoding DUF7158 domain-containing protein: protein MAGRRRVVGPGPGGLRRAAGLLTGGESDRHMTAQLAATVAGVPVSVEEVDAAEARLRGRAGAAALPASGTGEGRQLRRWLTQLIVTQRVVAAEAAARGLTARDAPAEAELLPDATARLEIGSVAAAALADPRARALFADVTAAVRVSDDDVAAYHARNPLRFAAPRGGRHGWRAPSLDGPPLEEVRSAIVEQLRGAARRRAFRVWLDARRAATVRLAPGYEHPGDPRQPDNTHRH, encoded by the coding sequence ATGGCAGGACGCCGGCGAGTGGTGGGCCCTGGTCCGGGTGGGCTGCGCCGGGCGGCTGGTCTACTCACCGGCGGTGAAAGTGACCGTCACATGACCGCCCAGCTGGCCGCAACCGTTGCCGGCGTCCCGGTTTCCGTCGAGGAGGTCGACGCCGCCGAGGCGCGGCTGCGCGGCCGGGCGGGTGCGGCCGCGTTGCCGGCGAGCGGCACCGGCGAGGGCCGGCAACTGCGGCGCTGGCTCACCCAGCTGATCGTGACCCAGCGGGTGGTCGCCGCCGAGGCGGCCGCGCGCGGCCTGACCGCGCGGGACGCGCCGGCCGAGGCCGAGCTGCTGCCCGACGCGACGGCGCGGCTGGAAATCGGCAGCGTCGCCGCGGCCGCGCTGGCGGATCCGCGGGCGCGGGCGCTGTTCGCCGACGTCACCGCGGCCGTTCGGGTCAGCGACGACGACGTGGCCGCTTACCACGCCCGCAATCCGCTGCGGTTCGCCGCGCCGCGCGGCGGCCGCCACGGCTGGCGCGCCCCCTCACTCGACGGCCCACCGCTGGAAGAGGTGCGGTCGGCGATCGTCGAGCAGCTGCGGGGCGCCGCGCGGCGGCGCGCCTTCCGGGTGTGGCTGGACGCGCGACGCGCCGCGACGGTCCGGCTCGCTCCCGGCTACGAGCACCCGGGCGACCCGCGCCAGCCCGACAACACCCACCGCCACTGA
- the rplL gene encoding 50S ribosomal protein L7/L12: protein MAKMSTDDLLDAFKEMTLLELSDFVKKFEETFEVTAAAPVAVAAAGPAAGGAPAEAAEEQSEFDVILEAAGDKKIGVIKVVREIVSGLGLKEAKDLVDGAPKPLLEKVAKEAAEEAKAKLEAAGATVTVK, encoded by the coding sequence ATGGCAAAAATGTCTACCGACGACCTGCTCGACGCCTTCAAGGAAATGACCCTGTTGGAGCTCTCGGACTTCGTCAAGAAGTTCGAGGAGACCTTCGAGGTGACCGCGGCCGCCCCGGTCGCCGTCGCCGCCGCCGGCCCCGCCGCCGGTGGTGCGCCCGCCGAGGCCGCCGAGGAGCAGTCCGAGTTCGACGTCATCCTCGAGGCCGCCGGCGACAAGAAGATCGGCGTCATCAAGGTGGTCCGCGAGATCGTCTCCGGCCTGGGCCTCAAGGAGGCCAAGGACCTGGTCGACGGCGCGCCCAAGCCGCTGCTGGAGAAGGTCGCCAAGGAGGCCGCCGAGGAGGCCAAGGCCAAGCTCGAGGCCGCCGGCGCCACCGTCACCGTCAAGTAG
- a CDS encoding alpha/beta fold hydrolase produces the protein MEIRTGNAISGDLKLYYEDMGDVDDPPVLLIMGLGAQMLLWRSAFCEELVGRGLRVIRYDNRDVGLSSKTEPPKSGRPLVPRLLRFWFGLRDEAPYALEDLADDAAAVLDHLGIARAHIVGASMGGMVAQIFAARFAERTASLAVIFSSNNRRFLPPPRPRALLAILKGPPPGSPRDVIVDNVVRVTKITGSPRYRAPEAQVRAEAVEGYERSYYPWGVARHFSAIMASGSLLAYNRRTVAPTVVIHGRADKLMPPSGGRAVTRAIKGARLVLFDGMGHDLPQQLWDQVIGVLTSNFAESG, from the coding sequence ATGGAGATTCGCACCGGTAACGCCATATCGGGCGACCTGAAGCTCTACTACGAGGACATGGGCGACGTCGACGACCCGCCCGTCCTGCTGATCATGGGGCTGGGCGCCCAGATGCTGCTGTGGCGCAGCGCGTTCTGCGAGGAGCTGGTCGGCCGCGGCCTGCGGGTGATCCGATACGACAACCGCGACGTCGGCCTCTCCAGCAAGACGGAGCCGCCCAAGTCCGGCCGGCCGCTCGTCCCGCGGTTGCTGCGGTTCTGGTTCGGGCTGCGCGACGAGGCTCCGTACGCGCTGGAAGACCTGGCCGACGACGCCGCCGCCGTCCTCGACCACCTGGGCATCGCGCGCGCCCACATCGTCGGGGCGTCGATGGGCGGCATGGTCGCCCAGATCTTCGCGGCGCGGTTCGCCGAGCGGACCGCCAGCCTGGCGGTCATCTTCTCCAGCAACAACCGACGGTTCCTGCCTCCGCCCCGGCCCCGCGCCCTGCTGGCGATCCTCAAGGGCCCGCCGCCGGGATCGCCCCGCGACGTGATCGTCGACAACGTCGTGCGCGTCACCAAGATCACCGGCAGCCCGCGCTACCGCGCGCCCGAGGCGCAGGTCCGCGCCGAGGCCGTCGAGGGTTACGAACGCAGCTATTACCCCTGGGGCGTGGCCCGCCACTTCAGCGCGATCATGGCCAGCGGCAGCCTGCTTGCGTACAACCGGCGGACGGTCGCACCGACCGTGGTGATACACGGCCGGGCCGACAAGCTGATGCCGCCCTCCGGCGGGCGCGCGGTCACGCGCGCGATCAAGGGCGCTCGATTGGTGTTATTCGACGGGATGGGACATGATCTGCCTCAGCAGCTGTGGGATCAGGTGATTGGCGTGCTGACGAGCAACTTCGCCGAGTCCGGCTGA
- the rplJ gene encoding 50S ribosomal protein L10 yields the protein MARADKATAVADIAEQFNASTATLITEYRGLTVANLAELRRSLAGSATYTVAKNTLIKRAASQAGVEGLDELFAGPTAIAFVSGEPVDAAKAIKTFAKDNKALVIKGGYMDGHPLTVAEVERIADLESREVLLAKLAGAMKGNLAKAAGLFNAPASQVARLVAALQEKKAAEGPAATEAPTETPAEAE from the coding sequence ATGGCCAGGGCTGACAAGGCCACCGCCGTTGCAGACATCGCGGAGCAGTTCAACGCCTCGACCGCGACCCTGATCACCGAATACCGCGGTTTGACGGTCGCCAACCTGGCCGAGCTGCGCCGGTCTCTGGCAGGGTCGGCCACCTACACCGTCGCCAAGAACACGCTGATCAAGCGGGCGGCTTCGCAAGCCGGGGTCGAGGGTCTCGACGAGCTGTTCGCCGGCCCGACGGCCATCGCGTTCGTCAGCGGGGAGCCGGTCGACGCCGCCAAGGCCATCAAGACCTTCGCCAAGGACAACAAGGCGCTGGTCATCAAGGGTGGCTACATGGACGGCCACCCGCTGACGGTCGCCGAGGTCGAGCGCATCGCGGACCTGGAGTCGCGCGAAGTGCTGCTGGCCAAACTGGCCGGCGCCATGAAGGGCAACCTCGCCAAGGCGGCCGGACTGTTCAACGCGCCCGCCTCGCAGGTCGCCCGCCTGGTGGCCGCGCTGCAGGAAAAGAAAGCCGCCGAGGGGCCAGCCGCCACGGAGGCGCCCACCGAAACCCCGGCTGAAGCCGAGTAA
- a CDS encoding glycoside hydrolase family 38 N-terminal domain-containing protein has protein sequence MQVVSAGSTELFVGPPDAPLQLARVTLAGRAEPGPVRIDGDGLSGEAVASAGRARHQVIEVPVAVQRPVIGERRNAWVQAGRTRTPFEFTVAEPGWTMYMVSHFHYDPVWWNTQGAYTSEWAEDPPGRARQTNGFELVHAHLEMARREPEYKFVLAEVDYLKPYWDTRPEDRADLRRFIAQGRVEVMGGTYNEPNTNLTSPETTIRNLVHGMGFQHDVLGADPATAWQLDVFGHDPQFPGLAADAGLTSSSWARGPHHQWGPAQGGVERMQFCSEFDWIAPSGRGLLTHYMPAHYSAGWWMDSSTSLQEAEDATYALFDQLKRVALTRNVLLPVGTDYTPPNKWVTAIHRDWAARYTWPRFVCALPREFFAAVRAELARGGRVPSPQTRDMNPIYTGKDVSYIDTKQANRAAENAVLDAERFAVFAALMTGADYPQAALAKAWVQLAYGAHHDAITGSESDQVYLDLLTGWRDAWELGRATRDNALALLSGAIDSPAQAVVVWNPLAHPRTDVVTTRLDPPPGAGVRVLDADGVEVPAHVEHAGRSVTWLARDVPSLGWRAYRLEPADKASGWEPVPGSAIANEHYRLEVDPARGGGVSSLIQEGRQLIADGRVSNELAVYEEYPSHPEQGEGPWHLLPKGPVVCSSESRARVRAYHGPLGQRLVVTGRIGTLLRYTQTLTLWRGVARVDCRTTIDGFTGADRLLRLRWPCSVPGAMPVSEVGDAVVGRGFALLHDGTRSVDTAQHPWTLDNPAYGWFGLSSAVRVRVGDAVRAVSVAEVVSPAEAASGPLARELMVALVRAGVTATCSGADKPRYGDLDVDSNLPDARIALGGPARNGFTKTVLAEADPEYTAELDRQLSETGRARVWVPAATPLAAAWVPGADLRAPRALPVLVIDGRDEKTLAAAIASVVDDLGDAEIVVTQEAPPGAERFEARTVALLNRGLPSFAVDTDGTLHTALMRSCTGWPSGTWIDDPRRTAPDGSNFQQQHWTHAFDYALVSGDGDWRHAEIPTRGAQFSHPLLAVRPNQRRGTLPPAGSLLRVEPADAVELAALKAAGNPLAAGSARPVDPGAVALRLVETKGTRARVAIDCPLGTVGGLELADLLERPRGRKRSIDLHGYQVATVLTRLEMSSALGGFAEPAPNAEAAQPLYARYWLHNRGPAPLGGLPAVAHLHPQRVTAKPGSEVALRLTAASDCSDATLDGSVQLVCPDAWSATPAELPFTLCSGEHREADVVVTIPARARPGLYPVRAQLLITGDDVPPAWRQAVEDVCVVQVGAARGAELVHLVDGPADVELAAGETARLTVTVGTHARADLALEAHLISPWGTWEWMGPPALGAVLPARGTVDLGFDVTPPPWQDAGEWWALVRVGCAGRLVYSPAVKVTVT, from the coding sequence ATGCAGGTGGTTTCGGCGGGCTCGACCGAGCTTTTCGTCGGGCCGCCGGACGCGCCGCTGCAGCTCGCGCGGGTCACCCTTGCCGGCCGCGCCGAGCCGGGGCCGGTCCGCATCGACGGCGACGGCCTGAGCGGGGAGGCCGTGGCCTCGGCCGGCCGGGCCCGTCACCAGGTCATCGAGGTTCCCGTCGCGGTGCAACGTCCCGTCATCGGCGAGCGGCGAAACGCGTGGGTGCAGGCCGGGCGGACCCGCACCCCGTTCGAGTTCACCGTCGCCGAGCCCGGGTGGACCATGTATATGGTCAGCCACTTTCACTACGACCCGGTCTGGTGGAACACGCAGGGCGCCTACACCAGCGAGTGGGCCGAAGATCCGCCCGGGCGGGCCCGGCAGACCAACGGCTTCGAACTGGTGCACGCGCACCTGGAAATGGCGCGCCGCGAACCCGAGTACAAGTTCGTGCTGGCCGAAGTGGATTACCTCAAGCCGTACTGGGACACCCGCCCCGAGGACCGCGCCGACCTGCGCCGGTTCATCGCGCAGGGCCGCGTCGAGGTGATGGGCGGCACCTACAACGAACCCAACACCAACCTGACCAGCCCGGAGACGACCATCCGAAACCTGGTGCACGGCATGGGCTTTCAGCATGACGTGCTGGGCGCCGACCCGGCCACCGCGTGGCAGCTCGACGTGTTCGGCCACGACCCGCAGTTTCCCGGGCTGGCCGCCGACGCCGGCCTGACGTCGAGCTCGTGGGCCCGGGGCCCGCACCACCAGTGGGGCCCGGCCCAGGGCGGGGTCGAGCGCATGCAGTTCTGCAGCGAGTTCGACTGGATCGCGCCGTCAGGCCGCGGCCTGTTGACCCACTACATGCCCGCGCACTACTCGGCGGGCTGGTGGATGGACTCGTCGACGTCGCTACAAGAGGCCGAGGACGCCACCTATGCGCTGTTCGATCAGCTCAAGAGGGTCGCGTTGACCCGCAACGTGTTGCTGCCGGTCGGCACGGACTACACGCCGCCGAACAAATGGGTCACCGCGATCCACCGCGACTGGGCCGCGCGGTACACCTGGCCGCGATTCGTGTGCGCGCTGCCGCGGGAGTTCTTCGCGGCGGTGCGCGCCGAGCTGGCGCGGGGCGGGCGGGTGCCGTCGCCGCAGACCCGCGACATGAACCCGATCTACACCGGCAAGGACGTCTCCTACATCGACACCAAGCAGGCCAACCGGGCCGCCGAGAACGCCGTGCTGGACGCCGAGCGCTTCGCCGTGTTCGCCGCCCTGATGACCGGCGCCGACTATCCGCAGGCCGCCCTCGCCAAGGCGTGGGTGCAGCTGGCCTACGGGGCCCACCACGACGCCATCACCGGCTCGGAGTCCGACCAGGTCTACCTCGACCTGCTGACCGGGTGGCGCGACGCGTGGGAGCTGGGCCGCGCGACCCGGGACAACGCGCTGGCGCTGCTGTCCGGCGCGATCGACTCGCCGGCCCAGGCCGTCGTGGTGTGGAACCCGCTGGCGCACCCCCGCACCGACGTCGTCACCACCCGGCTCGACCCGCCGCCCGGCGCGGGGGTGCGCGTGCTTGACGCCGACGGGGTCGAGGTGCCCGCGCACGTCGAGCACGCCGGGCGGTCGGTCACCTGGCTGGCGCGCGACGTGCCATCGCTGGGCTGGCGCGCCTACCGGCTGGAGCCCGCCGACAAAGCCTCCGGCTGGGAACCGGTGCCCGGGTCGGCGATCGCCAACGAGCACTACCGGCTGGAGGTTGACCCGGCCCGCGGCGGGGGCGTGTCGTCTCTGATCCAAGAGGGTCGCCAGCTGATCGCCGACGGCCGGGTGAGCAACGAGCTCGCCGTCTACGAGGAATACCCGTCGCACCCGGAGCAGGGGGAGGGCCCGTGGCACCTGCTGCCCAAGGGCCCGGTGGTGTGCTCGTCCGAATCCCGCGCCCGGGTGCGGGCCTACCACGGCCCGCTCGGTCAGCGGCTGGTCGTGACCGGCCGGATCGGCACGTTGCTGCGCTACACCCAGACCCTGACCCTGTGGCGCGGCGTGGCGCGGGTGGACTGCCGCACCACCATCGACGGCTTCACCGGCGCCGACCGCCTACTGCGGCTGCGCTGGCCGTGCTCGGTGCCCGGCGCCATGCCCGTCAGCGAGGTGGGCGACGCCGTCGTCGGGCGCGGCTTCGCCCTGCTGCACGACGGGACCCGCTCGGTGGACACCGCCCAACACCCGTGGACGCTGGACAACCCCGCCTACGGCTGGTTCGGCCTGTCCTCGGCGGTGCGGGTCCGGGTGGGTGACGCCGTCCGGGCGGTGTCGGTGGCCGAGGTGGTGTCGCCCGCCGAGGCGGCGTCCGGCCCGCTGGCGCGCGAGCTGATGGTCGCGCTGGTCCGCGCCGGCGTCACGGCCACCTGCAGCGGCGCCGACAAGCCGCGCTACGGCGACCTCGACGTCGACTCCAACCTGCCGGACGCGCGGATCGCGCTGGGCGGTCCCGCCCGCAACGGCTTCACCAAAACCGTTCTCGCCGAGGCGGACCCGGAGTACACCGCCGAACTCGACCGCCAGCTGTCGGAGACGGGCCGGGCCAGGGTCTGGGTGCCGGCCGCGACACCGCTGGCGGCCGCCTGGGTGCCGGGCGCCGACCTGCGCGCGCCGCGGGCGCTGCCCGTGCTGGTGATCGACGGCCGCGACGAGAAAACCCTGGCCGCCGCGATCGCGTCGGTGGTCGACGACCTGGGGGACGCCGAGATCGTGGTCACCCAGGAGGCGCCGCCGGGCGCGGAGCGCTTCGAGGCCCGCACCGTCGCGCTGCTCAACCGCGGCTTGCCCAGCTTCGCCGTCGACACCGACGGCACCCTGCACACCGCGCTGATGCGGTCCTGCACCGGCTGGCCGTCCGGCACCTGGATCGACGACCCGCGCCGCACCGCGCCCGACGGCTCCAACTTCCAACAGCAGCACTGGACACACGCCTTCGACTACGCGCTGGTCTCGGGGGACGGCGACTGGCGGCACGCCGAGATCCCCACCCGCGGCGCGCAGTTCTCCCACCCGCTGCTCGCCGTCCGCCCAAACCAACGACGCGGCACGCTGCCGCCGGCCGGATCGCTGCTGCGCGTGGAGCCCGCCGACGCGGTAGAGCTGGCGGCCCTCAAGGCGGCCGGCAACCCGCTGGCTGCGGGCAGCGCCCGGCCGGTCGACCCCGGCGCGGTGGCCCTGCGATTGGTGGAAACGAAGGGGACGCGCGCCCGCGTCGCGATCGACTGCCCGCTGGGCACGGTAGGCGGGCTCGAACTTGCCGACCTGCTGGAAAGGCCGCGCGGGCGCAAACGATCGATTGACCTGCACGGCTACCAGGTGGCCACCGTGCTGACCCGGCTCGAAATGTCCAGTGCGCTAGGCGGTTTCGCCGAGCCGGCCCCCAACGCCGAGGCCGCGCAACCGCTCTACGCGCGCTATTGGCTGCACAACCGCGGACCCGCGCCGCTCGGGGGGCTGCCGGCCGTCGCCCACCTGCACCCCCAACGGGTGACCGCCAAGCCGGGCAGCGAGGTGGCGTTGCGCCTCACCGCGGCCAGCGACTGCAGCGACGCCACGCTGGACGGCTCGGTGCAACTGGTGTGTCCCGACGCCTGGTCGGCCACGCCCGCCGAGCTGCCGTTCACCTTGTGCAGCGGCGAGCACCGGGAGGCCGACGTGGTCGTCACGATTCCCGCTCGCGCCAGACCCGGCCTGTACCCCGTCCGCGCCCAGCTCCTTATAACCGGGGACGACGTGCCGCCGGCGTGGCGCCAGGCGGTCGAAGATGTGTGCGTCGTCCAGGTCGGCGCGGCCCGCGGGGCGGAGCTGGTCCACCTCGTCGACGGGCCCGCGGACGTCGAGCTGGCCGCCGGCGAGACGGCCCGGCTGACCGTCACGGTCGGCACCCACGCCCGGGCCGACCTGGCGCTCGAGGCGCATCTGATCAGCCCGTGGGGCACGTGGGAGTGGATGGGGCCGCCCGCGCTCGGCGCGGTCCTGCCGGCCCGCGGCACGGTCGACCTCGGCTTCGACGTGACGCCACCGCCATGGCAGGACGCCGGCGAGTGGTGGGCCCTGGTCCGGGTGGGCTGCGCCGGGCGGCTGGTCTACTCACCGGCGGTGAAAGTGACCGTCACATGA
- a CDS encoding ABC1 kinase family protein, with the protein MSSTKHREVARLDRVPLPVEAIRIASTGWQVTRTAARVVTKLPARGPLQQKVIKQLPQTFADLGPTYVKFGQIIASSPGAFGESLSREFRGLLDRVPPADTKEVHNLFAEELGGQPSELFATFEEEPFASASIAQVHYATLHSGEEVVVKIQRPGIRRRVAADLQILKRFAQAVELAKLGRRLSAQDVVADFSDNLAEELDFRLEAQSMDAWISHLHASPLGRNIRVPQVHWDFTTERVLTMERVQGIRIDDVAAIRKAGFDGTELVKALLFSVFEGGLRHGLFHGDLHAGNLYVDEQGRIVFFDFGIMGRIDPRTRWLLRELVYALLVKKDHAAAGKIVVLMGAVGTMRPEAQAAKDLEKFATPLTMQTLGDMSYADIGRQLSALADAYDVKLPRELVLIGKQFLYVERYMKLLAPKWQMMSDPQLTGYFANFMVEVSREHQTDIEV; encoded by the coding sequence ATGAGCTCCACCAAACACCGCGAGGTGGCCAGGCTTGACCGGGTGCCGCTGCCGGTCGAAGCGATCCGGATAGCGTCCACCGGCTGGCAGGTCACGCGCACCGCCGCCCGCGTCGTCACCAAGCTGCCAGCCAGGGGGCCCTTGCAGCAGAAAGTGATCAAGCAGCTCCCCCAGACCTTCGCCGACCTGGGACCGACGTACGTCAAGTTCGGGCAGATCATCGCGTCCAGCCCCGGCGCGTTCGGCGAGTCGCTGTCCCGCGAATTCCGCGGCCTGCTCGACCGGGTCCCGCCCGCCGACACCAAGGAAGTACACAATCTCTTCGCCGAGGAGCTCGGCGGCCAGCCCTCGGAGCTGTTCGCCACCTTCGAGGAAGAGCCGTTCGCGTCGGCGTCCATCGCCCAGGTGCACTACGCGACCCTGCACAGCGGCGAGGAGGTCGTCGTCAAGATCCAGCGCCCGGGCATCCGGCGCCGCGTCGCCGCCGACCTGCAGATCCTGAAGCGCTTCGCCCAGGCCGTCGAGCTGGCCAAGCTGGGCCGCCGGCTGTCGGCACAGGACGTCGTCGCCGACTTCTCCGACAACCTGGCCGAGGAGCTGGACTTCCGGCTCGAGGCGCAGTCGATGGACGCCTGGATTTCCCACCTGCACGCCTCCCCGCTGGGCCGCAACATCCGGGTGCCGCAGGTGCACTGGGACTTCACCACCGAGCGGGTGCTGACGATGGAGCGGGTGCAGGGCATCCGGATCGACGACGTGGCCGCCATCCGCAAGGCCGGGTTCGACGGCACCGAACTGGTCAAGGCGCTGCTGTTCAGCGTGTTCGAGGGCGGCCTGCGGCACGGGCTGTTCCACGGCGACCTGCACGCCGGCAACCTCTACGTCGACGAACAGGGTCGCATCGTGTTCTTCGACTTCGGGATCATGGGCCGCATCGATCCCCGCACCCGCTGGCTGCTGCGCGAGCTGGTGTACGCGCTGCTGGTGAAGAAGGACCACGCCGCGGCCGGCAAGATCGTCGTGCTGATGGGCGCCGTCGGCACCATGAGGCCGGAAGCTCAGGCCGCCAAGGACCTGGAAAAGTTCGCCACCCCGCTGACAATGCAGACGCTGGGTGACATGTCGTATGCGGACATCGGGCGGCAGCTCTCGGCGCTGGCCGACGCCTACGACGTCAAGCTGCCCCGCGAGCTGGTGCTGATCGGCAAGCAGTTCCTCTACGTCGAGCGGTACATGAAGCTGCTGGCGCCGAAGTGGCAGATGATGTCCGACCCGCAGCTGACGGGGTACTTCGCCAACTTCATGGTCGAGGTCAGCCGCGAGCATCAGACCGACATTGAGGTCTAG